From a region of the Methanolobus tindarius DSM 2278 genome:
- a CDS encoding VIT and vWA domain-containing protein has protein sequence MDIKKSSVRAVVLLLLSLACVSLIVPSMAQSNIESDYMNIDVMIHDGYAITTVEEKLENVNNASVTDKFQFLIPEGAFMSAFSITIDGEEYQADILENEEAQQKFSEAVSSGRTAGLLETRDSELFSYSLNFEANQSIIVKLTYEQALTRTMDEYEYLQYLRSNHYVSNLNVNVDISSSTDVLSVDTPGFDADISYPSTDSAKIEYSSEGIPDSDMNVVFKTENTGADGQMLFYEVNGTGYFMHIFSPTADELDTSPLNKDIIFVIDKSGSMSGLKMEQVKVAFSSIIDELPEDDNFNVMFFDTNVDSYSEFILSATDENKNDSIALVISKHASGGTNINEALVAAVKMFGNSTDNVPIVVFLTDGEPTEGITSTAMIRRNVLKANEFDAALFTIAFGQEGSYDFNFLQALSLENQGIAVYFEENSEAAEGISNFYDTISTPLVTDLMFVYDEGSDLVVTGKEHLFVGSDKIILGKYEENTATINAEVRGFTRDGSYDSEHDFSVQTSDENSFIPRLWAYNTIRNKLDEMKVEGETDELVSEVTALALEYSFITPYTSFFVEIPQAEEPVYDSDSGESVAEDAMTVPTESYDSAMVMDDETESEEAMVDSMPVEEPSDDSSEEASPGFGLVVTLSMFGLAMLVFRNRGE, from the coding sequence ATGGATATTAAAAAAAGCTCTGTGAGAGCTGTGGTTTTATTGCTGTTATCTTTAGCATGTGTATCGCTGATTGTGCCTTCGATGGCTCAATCGAACATTGAATCAGATTACATGAACATAGATGTCATGATTCACGATGGTTATGCCATAACCACAGTTGAAGAAAAACTTGAGAATGTAAACAATGCTTCTGTAACAGACAAGTTTCAGTTCCTTATTCCGGAGGGTGCTTTCATGTCAGCTTTCTCCATAACAATAGATGGAGAAGAATATCAGGCTGACATACTTGAAAATGAGGAGGCACAGCAAAAGTTTTCAGAGGCAGTATCAAGCGGTAGAACAGCAGGTCTGCTGGAAACCAGAGATTCAGAGCTGTTCTCATACTCCCTTAACTTTGAGGCAAACCAGAGCATCATAGTGAAACTCACCTATGAACAGGCTCTTACAAGGACAATGGACGAGTACGAATACTTGCAGTATCTCAGAAGTAACCATTATGTGAGCAACCTAAATGTGAATGTTGATATAAGTTCATCAACTGATGTCCTGAGTGTTGACACACCGGGATTTGATGCAGATATTAGTTATCCTTCTACAGATAGTGCAAAAATAGAGTACAGTTCAGAAGGCATACCTGATTCAGATATGAATGTTGTATTCAAGACAGAGAACACTGGTGCTGATGGTCAGATGTTATTCTATGAGGTCAATGGTACAGGATATTTCATGCATATCTTCTCACCAACTGCGGATGAATTAGATACCTCTCCACTTAACAAAGACATTATTTTTGTTATCGATAAGTCTGGATCGATGAGCGGTCTGAAGATGGAACAGGTAAAAGTTGCTTTCTCATCAATTATAGATGAGCTTCCTGAGGATGATAATTTCAATGTTATGTTCTTTGATACTAATGTTGATTCATACAGTGAATTTATTCTTTCTGCAACAGATGAGAACAAGAATGATTCAATAGCTCTTGTTATCAGTAAACATGCATCAGGAGGAACTAATATTAATGAAGCACTGGTTGCAGCAGTAAAAATGTTTGGAAATTCAACTGACAATGTTCCAATAGTTGTCTTTCTGACAGATGGAGAGCCAACTGAAGGTATTACTTCAACTGCAATGATCAGGCGAAATGTGCTAAAAGCAAACGAGTTTGATGCTGCTCTCTTTACAATTGCATTTGGTCAGGAAGGCAGTTATGATTTCAATTTCCTGCAGGCACTGAGTCTTGAAAATCAGGGAATTGCAGTCTATTTTGAGGAGAACTCAGAAGCTGCAGAAGGAATTAGTAATTTCTATGATACAATATCAACGCCACTTGTGACTGATCTTATGTTCGTTTATGATGAAGGCAGTGATCTGGTTGTTACAGGTAAAGAGCACCTTTTCGTAGGTTCCGATAAGATAATTCTTGGTAAGTATGAAGAAAACACAGCAACAATAAATGCAGAGGTACGAGGTTTCACCAGAGATGGATCGTATGATTCTGAGCATGATTTCTCTGTTCAAACCTCGGATGAAAATAGCTTCATTCCACGTCTGTGGGCTTACAATACTATCAGGAACAAACTTGACGAGATGAAAGTAGAAGGGGAAACTGATGAACTGGTATCTGAAGTGACTGCTCTCGCACTTGAATATAGTTTTATCACTCCGTATACTTCGTTCTTTGTAGAGATCCCACAGGCTGAAGAACCAGTGTATGATTCTGATTCAGGAGAATCTGTAGCTGAAGATGCGATGACAGTCCCGACAGAATCCTATGACAGTGCAATGGTCATGGATGACGAAACTGAATCCGAAGAGGCAATGGTAGACTCAATGCCTGTTGAGGAACCTTCAGATGACTCTTCAGAAGAGGCGTCTCCTGGATTTGGTCTGGTGGTAACCTTGTCAATGTTCGGACTTGCAATGCTTGTTTTTAGGAATAGGGGAGAATAG
- a CDS encoding Fic family protein, with amino-acid sequence MKRLARTPKLSESEEQKAVLSLDNKEVVEIVNDYNERYLHWEEVNRRKDKLPVKPEYIWHLMKFFRIMKSRSIVFGRYSLHYNILDDFQEKLHILDKGAAGNLASTIDAISDTREKYILNSLMEEAIASSQIEGATPSRRVAKEMLRENRRPRNKDERMIINNYNTMKYILKIKNEELTPELLLEIQKRMTYGTLDDKEDEGTFRDNNEIRVFDNDGEVLHVPPEHSEIPELVDALCDFANDRNNSFVHPIIKGILLHYLLNYIHPFNDGNGRTGRSLFYWYVLRKDYWLFEYMSVSRLIYQKRRQYKMVYQYAESDLMFDSDNGLGDLTYFIRFNLNTIMESLEHIQKYLKEKQKEQYLALKKLEESDNLNTRQLQIIQEFVKHPQKTINIKTIMSTYGVAYATARNDLFYLEKLGYLKKIKAGKEFIFIFNDSRKSDEENI; translated from the coding sequence ATGAAAAGGTTAGCCAGAACACCGAAGTTATCGGAAAGCGAAGAACAAAAAGCTGTTCTTAGTCTCGATAATAAAGAAGTCGTGGAAATAGTTAATGACTACAATGAAAGATATCTTCACTGGGAAGAAGTCAACAGAAGAAAAGACAAACTTCCTGTGAAACCGGAATATATCTGGCACCTGATGAAATTTTTCAGAATAATGAAATCCAGAAGTATTGTTTTTGGCAGATACAGCCTCCACTACAACATACTTGATGACTTTCAGGAAAAGCTTCACATTCTGGATAAGGGTGCAGCAGGAAATCTCGCCAGCACTATCGATGCAATATCCGATACAAGGGAAAAATACATACTAAACTCACTAATGGAAGAAGCCATCGCTTCAAGCCAGATTGAAGGAGCAACACCATCACGCAGGGTTGCAAAGGAAATGCTAAGAGAGAACAGGCGTCCCCGGAATAAAGACGAGAGGATGATCATCAATAATTACAACACTATGAAATACATCCTTAAGATCAAAAATGAGGAACTTACACCTGAACTTCTGTTAGAGATACAGAAAAGAATGACATACGGAACTCTGGATGACAAAGAAGACGAAGGTACATTCAGGGACAACAACGAAATCCGTGTTTTTGATAACGACGGAGAAGTGCTTCATGTTCCCCCGGAACACAGTGAAATACCGGAACTCGTAGACGCTCTCTGTGATTTTGCAAACGACAGAAATAACAGTTTCGTGCACCCGATAATCAAAGGAATACTCCTGCATTACCTGCTTAACTACATACACCCGTTTAATGATGGAAACGGACGAACCGGAAGGAGCCTCTTTTACTGGTATGTTCTCAGGAAAGATTACTGGCTCTTTGAATACATGTCAGTTTCACGTCTAATCTACCAGAAACGCAGACAATACAAAATGGTATACCAGTATGCAGAATCGGACCTTATGTTCGATTCGGATAACGGACTGGGAGACCTTACCTACTTTATCAGATTCAACCTGAACACCATAATGGAATCACTTGAACATATCCAAAAATATCTTAAAGAAAAACAGAAAGAACAATACCTTGCACTGAAGAAACTGGAAGAATCTGATAATCTCAATACACGCCAATTGCAAATCATCCAAGAGTTTGTGAAGCATCCGCAAAAGACCATAAACATCAAAACCATCATGAGTACTTACGGAGTGGCCTATGCAACAGCAAGAAATGACCTGTTTTATCTTGAAAAACTTGGATATCTGAAAAAGATAAAAGCAGGAAAGGAATTCATTTTTATTTTCAACGACAGCAGGAAGAGTGATGAAGAGAATATCTAA
- a CDS encoding cbb3-type cytochrome c oxidase subunit I translates to MGSDSSLQEDDDPSSQNEHKTNNIKDELAGDKFLEGDDAVKYWFIGSLLWFPIFATLGFILAIKFFQPYFLGDAAFLTFGRIRPAHVNGVLFGFVSSGLIGSMFWAIPRLVNTKLYSSRLAKISAVLWNFALLVGIMMILFLGDTQGREYAELPWSIDVLIMFTLLLILYNILSTFGRRTEKKLYVSTWYYTGTFIWFPIVYFVGNVMWNPPSGALQGITDSIFNWYYGHNVLGLWFTTLGIATWYYAVPRIINRPLYSHLLSVISFFTIAFFYTGVGGHHLLQTAIPEWVKTIAVVMSILMLVPVITFAVNLGMTLRGSWDTFTKDIPFRFIVTGFFFYVLTSIQGSYQGLRSTNSFLHFSQWTVGHAHLAILGGFGFLAVGMMYWLIPKITRTKIYSDRLMSISWWLALIGFTAFFLSMTIAGLVANSAWFQNITVAPVLKLLQFWYVTRAMGGGMVVVAGYVFAYNTLLTFTHSKEPHVEEHIFSISSEQSSRPHSELQRKSQHSISMPIIVFGGLGLFLLMTWMVVAMPALNLDTVNATDMAHPYTVEEAQGRELYKEMGCFYCHSQFVRPQDWAIGRISEQGDYYYDSPHLLGTERTGPDLSQIGGMRPTGWHYLHDRDARTTSPSSIMPPFEFLTDTELDQLVAYIQNLGTYNLDEMSFHPDVPYEYQDKDQPYANYMSAAMMNYNSSNQTYTGDKATGEEFATVFEEGKKTYTERCLACHGCSGNAQGPYARHVVTQPANLHERILSYMPEPGDPYHFWRVSEGVPGTAMPSWKLSMNETEIWKTNFYEMSFATGSIRTVSGDVSDAEAITFSNETHITPPIEGTQEEFATGQKLFNLYCSQCHGVGGQGDGVASILSSGGYVNPEPANFTESGGDFQYYGQYVWKVKEGVETTNMPPWKYALSDDEIYMTIFYIQDFATTDDYNAKWGPLYEGEYARNMRS, encoded by the coding sequence ATGGGGTCTGACAGCAGTCTGCAGGAGGATGACGATCCGTCATCTCAAAATGAGCATAAGACAAATAATATAAAAGATGAACTTGCCGGAGATAAATTTCTGGAAGGTGACGATGCGGTAAAATACTGGTTCATAGGGTCATTATTATGGTTTCCTATATTTGCCACATTGGGATTTATACTTGCAATAAAATTCTTCCAGCCTTATTTCCTAGGTGATGCAGCTTTCCTTACATTTGGCAGGATAAGGCCTGCGCATGTTAACGGTGTACTTTTCGGATTCGTATCCTCGGGTCTGATAGGCAGTATGTTCTGGGCTATCCCGCGACTTGTGAATACTAAACTATATAGTTCCAGACTCGCTAAAATATCTGCTGTACTCTGGAACTTCGCTCTTCTGGTAGGAATAATGATGATTCTTTTCCTTGGTGATACTCAGGGAAGAGAATATGCAGAACTTCCATGGTCCATCGATGTTCTCATTATGTTTACATTGCTGCTGATTCTTTATAATATTCTATCCACTTTCGGACGCCGGACCGAGAAAAAACTCTATGTTTCCACGTGGTACTACACAGGTACATTCATCTGGTTTCCAATTGTTTATTTTGTAGGAAATGTCATGTGGAATCCACCATCCGGTGCACTTCAGGGGATTACAGATTCGATATTCAACTGGTACTATGGTCACAATGTTCTGGGACTCTGGTTCACCACCCTTGGAATAGCCACCTGGTATTATGCAGTTCCACGTATCATAAACAGACCACTTTACAGCCACCTTCTTTCGGTTATAAGTTTCTTCACTATCGCTTTCTTTTATACAGGTGTTGGAGGCCATCATCTGCTTCAGACAGCAATACCTGAATGGGTGAAGACTATCGCAGTTGTCATGAGCATTCTGATGCTTGTGCCTGTCATCACGTTCGCAGTGAACCTGGGCATGACTCTCCGGGGTTCCTGGGATACATTCACAAAGGATATTCCTTTCAGGTTTATTGTAACAGGTTTCTTCTTCTATGTTCTCACTTCCATTCAGGGAAGTTATCAAGGTCTGAGAAGCACAAATTCCTTCCTGCATTTCTCACAGTGGACAGTGGGGCATGCTCATCTGGCAATACTTGGAGGTTTTGGCTTCCTTGCAGTAGGAATGATGTACTGGCTAATTCCTAAGATAACAAGGACTAAGATATACAGTGACAGGCTCATGAGTATAAGCTGGTGGCTTGCACTCATAGGATTTACCGCTTTTTTCCTGTCCATGACAATAGCAGGACTGGTAGCCAATTCAGCATGGTTCCAGAACATCACAGTAGCTCCTGTACTAAAACTCCTGCAGTTCTGGTATGTTACCAGAGCTATGGGCGGTGGAATGGTTGTAGTGGCAGGATATGTTTTTGCATATAACACCCTGCTTACATTTACGCATTCTAAGGAGCCTCATGTTGAGGAGCATATCTTCAGTATATCTTCCGAACAAAGCTCCAGACCACATTCGGAATTACAACGAAAATCCCAGCATTCCATAAGTATGCCAATTATAGTATTCGGAGGCCTGGGTCTTTTCCTTCTGATGACCTGGATGGTGGTTGCAATGCCAGCACTTAATCTTGATACCGTAAATGCCACGGATATGGCACATCCTTATACTGTAGAAGAAGCACAGGGAAGAGAACTCTATAAAGAAATGGGTTGTTTCTATTGTCATTCACAATTTGTAAGACCACAGGACTGGGCAATCGGAAGAATATCCGAACAGGGTGATTACTACTACGATTCACCTCATCTGCTGGGTACGGAGCGTACAGGGCCGGATCTTTCCCAGATAGGAGGAATGAGACCTACCGGATGGCATTACCTGCATGACAGGGATGCAAGGACTACAAGTCCGAGTTCTATTATGCCACCATTCGAATTCCTCACAGACACCGAACTTGATCAACTGGTGGCATACATCCAGAACCTTGGAACGTACAACCTTGATGAGATGAGTTTCCATCCGGATGTTCCATATGAGTATCAGGATAAAGATCAACCTTATGCAAATTACATGTCTGCTGCCATGATGAATTACAATTCAAGTAACCAGACATATACAGGAGATAAGGCAACAGGTGAGGAATTTGCCACTGTATTTGAAGAAGGAAAGAAAACATATACAGAACGTTGTCTGGCATGTCACGGATGTTCCGGAAATGCCCAGGGTCCATATGCAAGACATGTTGTGACGCAGCCCGCAAATCTCCATGAAAGAATACTTAGCTATATGCCCGAACCTGGGGATCCTTATCACTTCTGGCGTGTAAGTGAAGGTGTTCCGGGTACAGCAATGCCAAGCTGGAAACTGAGCATGAACGAGACTGAAATCTGGAAGACGAATTTCTATGAGATGAGTTTTGCAACAGGTTCCATCAGGACAGTTAGCGGCGATGTTTCCGATGCTGAAGCAATTACTTTCTCGAATGAGACTCATATCACACCACCTATTGAGGGAACACAGGAAGAGTTTGCCACAGGACAGAAGCTCTTTAATCTGTACTGTTCCCAGTGTCACGGTGTTGGAGGACAGGGAGACGGTGTAGCCTCTATTTTGAGTTCAGGTGGATATGTCAACCCGGAACCTGCAAATTTCACAGAATCTGGTGGTGATTTCCAGTATTATGGCCAGTATGTCTGGAAGGTAAAAGAGGGTGTGGAGACCACAAACATGCCTCCATGGAAGTATGCTCTCAGCGACGATGAAATATACATGACAATATTCTATATTCAGGATTTCGCCACAACAGACGACTACAATGCAAAATGGGGACCTTTGTATGAAGGCGAATATGCAAGAAATATGAGGAGCTGA
- the ccoS gene encoding cbb3-type cytochrome oxidase assembly protein CcoS: MDEYNLAMLVVAFSLFLIFLGFFIWGIKTGQFRDIEEAKYRMLEIDRPDRTVTDELNEARGENT, encoded by the coding sequence ATGGATGAATATAATCTGGCAATGCTTGTGGTAGCATTTTCATTATTCCTCATTTTCCTTGGTTTTTTTATATGGGGAATTAAGACCGGTCAGTTCAGGGATATAGAAGAAGCAAAATACAGGATGCTTGAGATTGACAGGCCGGACAGAACAGTTACTGATGAACTGAATGAAGCAAGGGGGGAGAATACATGA
- a CDS encoding plasma-membrane proton-efflux P-type ATPase — protein MKETATKGITNAKDLSVDELFSRLSSSVKGIKDDEAQKRLQQYGYNELLEKKISLFTKFIGYFWGPIPWMIEIAALLSAFIQRWEDFAIISILLILNGVVGFWQENKADNAIELLKSKMALQARVLRDGKWKLLPARELVPGDVIRLRSGDIVPADVKLFDGEYLQIDESALTGESLPADKGTNDIGFSGSVIQKGEMNGVVFATGMNTYFGKTTKLLTDVKTQSHFQKAIIKIGDYLIFLAAILVAVVFIVAVFRHESLVETLQFALVLVVAAIPAALPAVLSVSMAVGATNLAGKGAIVSKLVSIEEMAGMDVLCSDKTGTITKNELTLSELTPFGDYTTDELLIYSALASREEDNDPIDNAVLKKIETMDGLHKATNDYNVLDFKPFDPVIKHTEASIESPDGRKFKVAKGAPQVIFDMAVNSDSIRDDVEGKVNSLASKGYRPLAVGICEEDKCHFAGLIGLYDPPHEDSAQTIDTAVSMGVDVKMITGDHAAIAKEIAQQIGMGTNITTASELEDKTDLQAQEVVDRADGFAQVFPEHKYRIVELLQDDGHIVGMTGDGVNDAPALKKADAGIAVAGATDAARSAADIVFTAPGLSTIIDAIKESRKIFQRMKSYSIYRIAETVRVLFFIAISIIAFNFYPVTAIMIVLLALFNDAPIMAIAYDNVKYSNFPEKWNIREVLSMATFLGIIGVISSFAIFYIGMSVLNLNQDVLQSFIFLKLAVAGHLTIFLARTRGPFWSIRPSGILFWSTIGTKFLATLVVVYGFYISPIGWKLAGIVWLYSLVAFVITDVIKVRLYSLLDHSGLIFHR, from the coding sequence ATGAAGGAAACGGCAACCAAAGGTATAACCAACGCAAAAGATCTGAGTGTGGATGAATTATTCTCAAGGTTGAGTTCGAGTGTAAAAGGCATAAAAGATGATGAAGCACAAAAAAGGCTTCAGCAATATGGCTATAACGAACTGCTAGAAAAGAAGATAAGTCTTTTCACAAAGTTTATTGGTTATTTCTGGGGTCCGATTCCCTGGATGATAGAGATAGCAGCTTTGCTTTCGGCATTCATTCAACGCTGGGAGGATTTTGCCATAATCTCGATTTTGCTGATCCTGAATGGTGTGGTGGGTTTCTGGCAGGAGAATAAAGCAGACAATGCCATTGAGTTACTTAAAAGCAAAATGGCTCTTCAGGCAAGAGTTCTGAGAGATGGGAAATGGAAGCTCCTTCCTGCACGGGAACTTGTACCGGGGGATGTTATTCGTCTTCGCTCAGGTGATATTGTACCGGCAGATGTCAAACTCTTTGATGGTGAATATCTGCAGATAGATGAATCTGCACTGACGGGAGAATCCCTGCCTGCAGACAAAGGCACCAATGATATTGGTTTTTCAGGTTCTGTTATTCAGAAAGGGGAAATGAATGGAGTTGTATTTGCCACCGGGATGAATACCTATTTTGGAAAAACTACAAAATTACTGACAGATGTCAAAACACAGAGTCATTTCCAGAAAGCTATCATTAAGATCGGTGATTATCTCATATTCCTTGCTGCTATTCTGGTTGCTGTCGTTTTTATCGTTGCCGTTTTCCGACATGAGAGTCTTGTAGAAACGCTTCAGTTTGCTCTGGTACTTGTTGTTGCTGCCATTCCTGCAGCTTTGCCTGCGGTACTTTCAGTATCCATGGCCGTTGGTGCCACCAACCTTGCGGGGAAGGGTGCTATCGTAAGTAAGCTGGTCTCTATCGAAGAAATGGCAGGAATGGATGTTCTCTGTTCCGATAAGACCGGTACAATAACAAAGAATGAACTGACGTTATCTGAACTGACTCCATTCGGTGATTATACAACAGATGAACTTTTAATTTACAGTGCCCTTGCTTCCAGAGAGGAAGACAATGACCCAATCGACAATGCTGTCCTGAAAAAGATAGAAACTATGGATGGTCTGCACAAAGCTACAAATGATTATAATGTACTGGATTTTAAGCCGTTTGATCCTGTTATCAAACATACGGAAGCCAGTATTGAGAGTCCTGATGGCAGAAAGTTCAAGGTTGCCAAAGGAGCACCACAGGTAATTTTTGATATGGCGGTCAACAGTGACAGTATCAGGGATGATGTGGAAGGGAAGGTAAATTCCCTCGCATCCAAAGGTTATCGTCCTCTTGCTGTTGGTATTTGTGAAGAGGATAAATGTCACTTTGCAGGACTTATTGGGTTATACGATCCACCCCATGAGGATTCTGCGCAGACCATTGATACTGCTGTATCCATGGGCGTAGACGTTAAAATGATCACAGGTGACCATGCTGCCATTGCAAAGGAAATTGCACAGCAGATTGGTATGGGTACTAATATCACTACGGCTTCGGAACTGGAAGATAAGACTGACCTTCAGGCACAGGAGGTTGTTGACAGGGCGGATGGTTTTGCGCAGGTGTTCCCGGAGCATAAGTACAGGATAGTTGAGCTCCTTCAGGATGATGGACATATAGTAGGTATGACCGGTGATGGTGTGAATGATGCTCCTGCTCTTAAAAAAGCAGATGCAGGTATTGCCGTTGCCGGAGCCACGGATGCAGCAAGGTCTGCTGCTGATATTGTGTTTACGGCTCCTGGTCTTTCAACTATTATCGATGCGATAAAAGAGAGCCGTAAGATATTCCAGCGTATGAAGAGTTATTCCATATACAGGATAGCTGAGACTGTACGTGTTTTGTTCTTCATTGCGATTTCTATTATTGCTTTTAATTTCTACCCTGTGACAGCTATCATGATTGTGTTGCTTGCACTGTTCAATGATGCACCTATTATGGCTATTGCTTATGATAATGTAAAGTATTCCAATTTCCCGGAAAAGTGGAATATCAGGGAAGTACTTAGCATGGCAACATTCCTTGGAATTATAGGTGTCATCTCGTCATTTGCTATTTTCTACATAGGAATGAGTGTGCTTAATCTTAATCAGGATGTATTGCAGTCGTTTATTTTCCTGAAGCTTGCGGTTGCAGGGCATCTTACAATATTCCTTGCACGTACAAGAGGTCCTTTCTGGTCTATCAGGCCAAGCGGAATACTCTTCTGGTCAACAATCGGCACCAAATTCCTTGCAACCCTGGTTGTTGTTTATGGTTTCTACATATCACCGATAGGATGGAAACTTGCAGGCATTGTATGGTTGTATTCACTGGTGGCTTTTGTGATTACAGATGTTATAAAAGTGAGGTTGTATAGCCTGCTGGATCATAGCGGATTGATTTTTCACAGATGA
- a CDS encoding DUF2283 domain-containing protein, giving the protein MVQKVISRKGDTSDYDMENDSFFAYSSKMKYKSSIDINGIILDVAEDNSIMGVEILDVSNRLGVSKFDMKNYKSLEMTVDISENVIEVEITFGILKRNRPIPHVVAATALNSMHLPEGSGSLAVVA; this is encoded by the coding sequence ATGGTTCAGAAGGTCATAAGCAGAAAGGGTGATACTTCCGACTATGATATGGAAAATGATAGTTTTTTTGCATATTCCAGTAAAATGAAGTACAAGTCATCCATAGATATAAATGGAATCATCTTAGACGTTGCTGAAGACAATTCCATTATGGGTGTGGAAATTCTCGATGTTTCCAACAGGCTTGGCGTCTCCAAGTTCGACATGAAGAACTACAAGTCACTGGAAATGACCGTTGATATTTCAGAAAATGTCATTGAAGTAGAGATTACATTTGGTATTTTGAAAAGAAATAGGCCAATACCACATGTGGTGGCAGCAACTGCTCTCAATTCCATGCACTTGCCAGAAGGTTCAGGGTCATTGGCTGTTGTTGCATGA
- a CDS encoding OBG GTPase family GTP-binding protein, whose amino-acid sequence MGLHEDIQEVEEEIRKTPYNKATSHHIGRLKSKLARLRDEVVKKASSKGGSEGYSVRKSGDATVTLVGFPSVGKSTLLNQLTGAESEVGAYEFTTLDVIPGVLEYNNATIQILDVPGLVKGAASGRGRGREVISVVRNCDLVVFILDVFQNYHHDVLTQELYDAGIRLNQKSPDVVIKRQDRGGITVSSTMDLDISEDLIKAVLNDYKIHNAHVLIRDNINVDQLIDAVMGNRVYIPAVTVVNKVDMADEYVLKKCKEDYPDATYISANEGQNLEAVKELIYGALDFIRIYLKPQGGPADMEEPLIVRKGVTVGDICDHLHRDFRRKFRYSQVWGTSAKHPGQRAGLDHVLEDKDLLTLIIAK is encoded by the coding sequence ATGGGATTACACGAGGATATACAGGAAGTTGAAGAGGAGATCAGGAAAACTCCCTACAACAAAGCGACATCACATCACATTGGGAGATTGAAGTCTAAACTTGCACGTCTGCGTGATGAAGTTGTCAAAAAAGCTTCAAGTAAGGGTGGTAGTGAAGGATATTCCGTCAGGAAATCTGGAGACGCCACAGTGACACTTGTAGGTTTTCCTTCTGTGGGAAAATCCACTTTGCTCAACCAGCTTACCGGAGCTGAATCTGAAGTCGGTGCTTATGAGTTTACTACCCTTGATGTTATTCCCGGTGTGCTTGAATATAACAATGCAACCATCCAGATTCTTGATGTACCAGGACTTGTTAAGGGTGCAGCAAGTGGAAGAGGTCGTGGAAGAGAAGTTATCTCAGTTGTGAGGAACTGTGACCTTGTTGTCTTTATTCTTGATGTTTTCCAGAACTATCACCATGATGTCCTTACACAGGAATTGTATGATGCAGGTATTCGTCTTAACCAGAAGTCACCTGATGTTGTTATTAAAAGACAGGACCGTGGTGGAATTACTGTTAGCAGTACCATGGATCTTGATATTTCTGAAGATTTGATTAAGGCTGTACTGAATGATTATAAGATTCACAACGCTCATGTGCTTATAAGGGACAATATTAATGTTGACCAGCTTATTGATGCGGTCATGGGTAACAGGGTGTACATCCCTGCGGTTACCGTTGTGAATAAAGTAGATATGGCTGATGAGTATGTGCTAAAGAAATGCAAGGAAGATTATCCTGATGCTACATACATTTCTGCTAATGAAGGCCAGAACCTTGAAGCTGTGAAAGAACTGATTTATGGTGCTCTTGATTTCATACGCATCTACCTGAAACCTCAGGGCGGACCTGCTGACATGGAAGAACCGCTTATTGTCAGGAAAGGAGTTACTGTAGGAGATATATGTGACCACCTGCACCGTGATTTCAGAAGAAAGTTCAGATATTCACAGGTATGGGGAACTTCCGCAAAGCACCCAGGACAGCGAGCCGGTCTTGACCATGTGCTTGAGGACAAGGATTTGCTTACACTTATCATTGCCAAATAA